In the Bos mutus isolate GX-2022 chromosome 15, NWIPB_WYAK_1.1, whole genome shotgun sequence genome, aaatctcagggctgatctccttcagaatggactggttggatctccttgcagtccaagggactctcaagagtcttctccaacaccacagttcaaaaacatccattcttcagtgctcagccttcttcacagtccaactctcacattcatacatgaccacaggaaaaaccatagccttgactagatgaactttgtcggcaaagtaatgtctctgcttttgaatatgctgactaggttggtcataactttccttccaaggaataagcgtcttttaatttcatggctgcaatcaccatctgcagtgattttggagcccccaaaaataaagtctgacactgtttccactgtttccccatctatttcccatgaagtgatgggactggaggtgAGTTAAGGGAGGAAGAATTCTGGTTCCTCAAACTCTTTTTTGATTCTTTGAGGAATGATGCTCAACCTTGAGTTTGTGGCATCCAGGAAACACACAGCAATCTTAAAGATATcctgaaaaacttttttttttttaaactctgcattatttttctactttgaaaagctttcccttctcctctcatgATCTATCACTGAAGATGTTTCACCCAGTGGCTAGACACAGCAAGGCTCTCTGATCATGAAACATAGCTCACTACATCATTCTGTTTCATTATAAGGCATTTCTTATGTTCAGGGTTTTagtttgtttgtctgtttaaaCAAAGACCACAATTTGCAATCACATCCCAGAAATGTGGCTTTTTAAGAAACTTCAGAGGTCTCTCATCAAGGCTGCTGTTGGCACCTCAGTGTGGAATCAGTTAGTGGTAGGCACTCTAGGGGATAAATGGAAGGGtaacatatatttatgtgttaCCTGGTTAGACTTGAGAACCAGGTAAGTGATTGTCTAAGGAAATATAATTTTAGTTGCTtcgttgtgtctgaccctttgtgacctcatggactgtaacctgccaggttcctctgtctatgagatttaccccttctctaggggatcttcctgacccagggatcaaacctgggtctcctacattgcaggtggattctttactgtctaacccatgagggaagcccaatgctcGTTTAGTGCTtggctaaaaaagaaaatggtacaGTAGCTGATTGAATTCTGAAACCAGTACTCCATCAATCTTACCTACTCAAATCTTTAGGGAGAAGCCAGTCTGATGAGAAATCCAAGAAGGGTCAagaatccaaaatcactgcagatggtgactgcagccatgaaattaaaagacacatactccttggaataaaagctatatgacaaacctagatagcgtattaaaaagcagagacattactttgccaacaaaggtccatctagtcaaagctatggtttttccaatagtcatgtatggatgtgagagttggaccataaagaaggctgagcaccgaagaattgatgctttcaaattgtggttctggaaaagactcttgagagtctcttggactgcaaggatgtcaaaccagtcaatcctaaaggaaatcaaccctgaatattcattggaaggactgatgctgaagttgaagctccaatactttggctacctgatgtgaagagctgacttgttagaaaagaccccgatgctgggaaagatagaaagcaggagaagaaggagatgacagagaacaagatggttggatgccatcactgactcgatggacatgagtttgagcaagctttgggagttggtgatggacaaggaggcctggcatgctgcagtccatggggttgcaaacagtgggacatgactgagagactgaacaacaacaagtgaaGACAGTGTCCAGGATATGGAAAGTTCTTAGCCTATATGCCCCTGACTGAGGGGAGGGATAGGAGGTGAATGATAATAGTTGGCTAGTGTTCAGGATTAGCAAATAAGCACTCTTCATATGAGATTGCCTGGAAACCCAGGAAAGAGTTCTGGGCCTATAAATGACTATTGTAAAGTCAACATACTCACACAATTGGTGTGGTAAACCACTAGCTTAATGTCTTGAGAGATGCAATATTAGGGCATTGAGAGGTTGAGGaaggaaaagatataaaatgttaCATGTTCAATCTCAAAAAGTTTCACACAACAATTATTAAATATTAGGAACTGaacataaaaaagtaaaacaaaaaacctttcttttgtttctgtttcatccatccatccattcaaccGTTTGCTATAATGAGTACATATATCTTCTTTTAATGGACCTGTACACAACAGCTGTGGGTCACACTCTTGGCATAAGGGATAAGGCCATGAACAAGACATACATGACTGAATATAAGAAAATCACAGGTAGAGTACTTAAAAGGTCAATTTAGGTCCCTCTGAGGTCAGCATGGATAAGTCCCTCTATGTAACTTAGGTTTAGCATGGGATGGGTCAGGAAGTAGAGAAGATTTCCCAAAGGATGTAACTTAAGATCTTTGAACACTGATAGAAATTAGTAAGGCAAAGAATACTGAGAATTATGGAAGGTAGAGCAGGAAAACTTTGTCACATGTCATTTCCTTAAACCTGCGGCCCACTGAGTTGAGAATAACATCAGGCCCTTTTAACACCGGAGCTGGGAACACATCTTACAGGATTGTATCCTTTTCTTACCTAATTTTATACATTAACAGGAAAGCAGTCTCATCTGTGATGCTGGGGTTACCCTACAACCATACAACGGAAGCCCCTGCCACCTTCATCCTGGTGGGTATCCCAGGTTTGCAGTCTTCACATCTTTGGCTGGCTGTCTCACTGAGCATCATGTATACCACAGCCCTGTTAGCAAACACCCTCATAGTGACTATCATCTGGATGGATTCCACTCTACAGGAGCCCATGTACTGCTTCCTGTGTGTTCTGGCTGCCGTGGACATGGTGATGGCCTCCTCGGTGGTGCCCAAGATGGTGAGCATCTTCTCCTCAGGAGACAACACCATCAGCTTTAATGCTTGTTTCACTCAGATGTATCTTGTCCATGCAGCCACAGCTGTGGAGTCGGGGCTGCTGCTGGCCATGGCttttgaccgctatgtggccatctgtaagccCCTACACTATAAGAGAATTCTCACACCTCGAGTGATGCTGGAAATGACTGTGACCATCACCATCAGAGCGACTGTATTCATGACTCCCCTGAGCTGGATGGTGAGTCATCTGCCCTTCTGTGGCTCCAACGTGGTTCTCCATTCCTACTGTGAGCACATAGCTGTGGCCAAGTTGGCTTGTGCTGACCCCAGGCCCAGTAGTCTTTATAGCCTGATTGTTTCCTCCATTATTGTGGGTTCTGATGTGGCCTTTATTGCTGCCTCCTATATcctgattctccaggcagtattCAGTCTCTCCTCAAAGAATGCTCAGTTGAAAGCATTAAGCACATGTGGCTCCCATGTGGGGGTTATGGCTCTGTACTACCTGCCTGGGATGGCATCCATCTATGTGGCCTGGCTGGGGGAGGACGTAGCGCCTTTGTGCACCCAAGTGCTGTTAGCTGACTTGTATCTGATCATCCCGCCATCTTTGAACCCCATCATCTATGGCCTAAGGACGAAGCAAATACGGAAGCGAACATGGGGCCTGCTGATTCACCATCTCTTTAACCACTCCAACTTGGGCTCAGGAATTCAGGCCCTTGAGCAAACCAGACAACTTCAAAGACGCCCTAGCTAACCTGGACAGTTTGGTTCACCTGATGCCATACAAAGTCTAAGTAAAGAAGCTGTAAAGTTTAACTTTACCTAACTATTCAATCTCTAGCAAAGATGTCaatgaaatgatttattttctgatGAATATAATGGTTTGAATAAACTAGTATTTGAATCAGAGATAAGTCTGGGCAGGCAATAtagatttgtgatttttctttccttagatTTTGACCTACATTTCCAATTTAATATCCTACCAGACCCTCTGCAGAAGAAACCAACTGTTGGGTCTGCAATGTCTGACTGATTTTCTCACAACTGTTTTCCTTATAAGATTATATGGAAGCAACTGTTAATATATAATACACTGACCTCTGGATCACTGATAAATCCACTCAACTTGGATCCTGTGCTCATATCAGGAACAGAGTCTGTCTCCAGTCAAAATGGATTCCAGCTTCTGAGGAGATGTAAACTTGGAATcactgatgatggccattttctAACACATGTACTTGGAAAGTGAAATCTGTTCAAAAATTGGTTCTTTGGTTCCAATTCATTTCGAACACACAAGTACATCCCTGCTATTCAGTACTATAAGATGTACCTCTGTTTCCTATGTACCTAGTATTGTTCAGGAAGTTGGAATGGTGTACTAATCACCAACTTTTTGTTTGTAAGCAATGGAAGCTAAGGCAATGTGAGTTTGCTTTTAGTTTATCCTTTCAGAAAGTCTTAATTCCTATAGttagtgcattggagaaggaaatggcaacccactccagtgttcctgcctggagaatcccagggacgggagagcctggtgggctgccatctatggggtcgcacagagttggacatgactgaaatgacttagtataGCATAGTCAGTACATCTTAAAGAGAAAGGGATTTCATATGTAGGAGATACAATACATATATTTGACTCTGGTGTATTTGAAAATCTTAATAAACTATAGTTTCCAAATAAGTGTTGGTAGCAAGTTACTGTATCTTAATATTTCCTTTGtactgatggggaaacaatgctaATTATAAAGTGCATGGAAgattaaatttcaaaatgagCACATAAAACAATACCTTACATACATACTGtgcatactttaaaatatacccaataatttctaatttcataattttaagggGTAGTCATAGGTACTGTTGATATTATATATTCCTGTGTAGATAAGCATGTACAAAGTAATTGTTCCAAAGAGATCTGATGCTCAACCACCTAGCAGCCACAGATTTCCCTAATATTGCTATTATTTACTTGCTTAGAATATATtctatttctgaaaatgaaacaaGTAGGAATCAATCTCTAAAAATCAGATAAACTTATTTGGGgccttgttttcttttcagaatatGTGTTATATTCCTTATTAGTTATCCTCTGAGGACATGAAACAAAGTCTCTTCCACTAAGCACCTGTCTCTCCCTACAATCTGGAAAGCTCCCTTGGGGCAGAGAACAGGGAAAAATCAGTCTCTGGAGGAGTTATAGGGTTTGTCCGCTGGGCAGAGGTCAAGGGAAGCTGGGGTGTCCAGGGGAAAAGCAGGGAGATAGAGAATCTGAAGGGAAAGAGGGCTCCCAATGGGAGGGCTCTGAAAGTGACAACACTCCTCATTGTGCCTCCACGTTGTTCATATTTGATTGTGTGTTGCTCCTCCTGTATAAATCCCCCTTCTTTTGGGTGAAAGAAACGTGGCCTGCCAGAGGAAGTCAAATAGAGACAACTCCAGGGATGTGAGTAACTAACCTGGGGACTGGGTGTTGGGCTTGATGAAGTCTCAAAGCCAGCGTCACCCTAGAAAGGAGGATATAAGCAACTCCACTACAAAGGGCTGGACAGGTCCCATGGGTACTGCTGATACCAAGATCACATTCTGGAAATCATGGGACAACTGGGGAGATAAAAGGAACAGGATATATATGATTATTTTGGTTCAAAGCTGAGAGAAGAAGGAGTAAGTCTAACCTTGGAATGAAGGAGAGAGGGTTTTCAGGGACTAGGGGGAGTTGAGAGAATAGAAACTGAGCAGTAGGACTGATTGGGAGCATGTGCTTTTGGTCATAGAGGGGAGACACTGATTTATCATGAACACAAAGGCTCCATTTGACTGAATTACAGATTACTACTTTTACCTTTAAGACAATTTTCATTTGAATTGAGTATTTCCCATcctttaatagaaataaaatatcctGACATATCCTATGATTGTCTTATTAAGTGTCTTGtctaagcttttctttttttccctaaactttcttccttttattcttaaaatttttagtataaatttatttattttaattggaggttaattactttacatttcTTTAGTATTGGCTCTCCAGCTCTTCAAGTGAATGTCTCTGCAGGGTTGAAGGCAGAGGCAGATTGTGGTCTGGAAATGTTTTAGGAGAGCTTGGCTAGAGCTTTCTCAAGAAGAATGCACCTCAAGAACCAGGAAGCAATTGTATTTCTTGATCTTGGTAGTGGCCATGAGGGTGTGTTCATGTTCTCACAAATAAAACTTAGACTGTCCATTTTACCATATGGatgctatatttcaataaaaagttagccaaaaaataaagaagcaagcAACAGTGTTAAATGTTCTGGATAGGTCAAgtaaaataaagactgaaaacacTGGACTGGCAACATGTCACTGATGGAGGTAATTGTTGGTCTTagcaaattttttttcagtagcaGCAGACTGAAGAGTAAGATAGTAATACTTATAAACAGACCCACCAAATCAAATGTTCTGCCAATGGACCAGACTATTAAGACATATAAATCTCTAGCACTACtaagcaagaagaaaaaggaatgaggGAACTAAAACCTCACAGAAATGAAAGGTATGACCTGCGACAACTTGCCAAGGCTAGAGAGGAGGGATGGGCAGGCACTAGATGAGACTTCTCTCAGAAGAAAGGTAGATTTATACAGGGGGATCCAGAGAGGAAGATCCTGGATCAGAGGTAAACAGCAGGAAGAGCCATTCTGATTCCTCAGATCCTCTTCAACTCTTTAAGGAAAGATGCTCAATCTTGGCTTTATGGCATCCAGGCCACACATAGCAGTCTTAAGAGTACcctgaataattttcttttcactctACACTATTGTTCTACTTTAAAAAGCTTTCCTTTATCTTCTCATGCTCTATCATTGAAGATGTCTCACCCAGTGGTTATATGCAGTTAGGTTCTCTGACTATAAAACAGAGCTCATTACTTTATTTAGTCTATTCCATTATAAGGCATTTCTTATGtttaggggtttttttttgtttgtttgtttcaataaAGACCATGGTTTTCAATTATATCCCATAAGCTTGGCTTTTTAGAAAACTTCTGAGGACTCTCATCAAGGTTTCTGTTGGTACCTGGGTGTGGAGTCAATTAGTGGTAGGCTCTCCAGGGGGTAACTGGAAGGGACAAATGTGTGTTGCCTGATTAGCACTGAGAACCAGGTAAGTGTTGGTCTAGTGCTTGGCTACTGCCATTGATGGGATTCTGAAGTCAGTTCTCCATCAATCTTACCTATTCAACTTTTTTAGGGAGGAGCCAGAAGTGATGAGAAATCCAAGAATGATCAAGTGAAGACAATGTCCAAGGATCTGGAAAGTTCTTAGCCTTTAGCCCCTGACTGAAGTGAGGGACAGGAGGTGATAACTAACCACTGGCTAGTCTGGAGGCTTGACAAATACACACTCTTTATTTAAGGTTGCCCGGACACCTGGGAAAGAGTTTTTGGCTTTATGTGAGTACTGTAAAGTCCAATAGTCACACAATCAGTGTCGTGACCCACTAGCCTGAGGCTCTGAGAGATGTAGTATTAGGGTAGTGAGagtttcaggaaggagaagatgAAAAACATTACATGTTAAATCTAGGaagttcattgattcattcaacaaTGATTATATATTAGGAACGGAgcatacagaaataaaagaaacattctttcctctgatttttcattcattcaactttttGCTATAATGAGCACACGTATTCTCTCTTAATGGACTTGTGCACAACACATCTGGGTCACACACTTGGTATAATTTATAAGGCCATGAACAAGATACACATGATTGAATACAATAGTCACATGTATGATACTGGAATGATCAGTTTAGGTCCCTCAGAGGTAAGCACAGATGAGAGCCCATAAAAGCTCTGAAGCTACCTAACTTAGTTTTGTCATGAGATGGGGCAGAAAGTAGAGAAGACTTCCCAAGGGATGTAACTCAAGATCTTTGAATAGTGATAGAAATTCGTAAGGCAAAGAATACTGAGAATGATGGAAGGTGGAGCAGGAAAACTTTGTCACATGTCAGTTCCTTAAACCTGCGGCCCACTGAGTTGAGAATAACATCAGGCCCTTTTAACACCAGAGCTGGGAACACATCTTACAGGATTGTATCCTTTTCTTACCTAATTTTATACATTAACAGGAAAGCAGTCTCATCTGTGATGCTGGGGTTACCCTACAACCATACAACGGAAGCCCCTGCCACCTTCATCCTGGTGGGTATCCCAGGTTTGCAGTCTTCACATCTTTGGCTGGCTGTCTCACTGAGCATCATGTATACCACAGCCCTGTCAGCAAACACCCTCATAGTGACTATCATCTGGATGGATTCCACTCTACAGGAGCCCATGTACTGCTTCCTGTGTGTTCTGGCTGCCGTGGACATGGTTATGGCCTCCTCAGTGGTGCCCAAGATGGTGAGCATCTTCTCCTCAGGAGACAACTCCATCAGCTTTAATGCTTGTTTCACTCAGATGTATTTTGTCCATGCAGCCACAGCTGTGGAGACAGGGCTGCTGCTGGCCATGGCttttgaccgctatgtggccatctgtaagccCCTACACTATAAAAGAATTCTCACACCTCGAGTGATGCTGGGAATAAGTGTGACTATCACCATCAGAGCGACTGTATTCATGACTCCCCTGAGCTGGATGGTGAGTCATCTGCCCTTCTGTGGCTCCAACATGGTTCTCCATTCCTACTGTGAGCACATAGCTGTGGCCAAGTTGGCTTGTGCCGACCCCAGGCCCAGTAGTCTCTACAGTCTGATTGGTACCTCCATTATTGTGGGTTCTGATGTGGCCTTTATTGCTGCCTCCTATATcctgattctccaggcagtattCAGTCTCTCCTCAAAGAATGCTCAGTTAAAAGCATTAAGTACGTGTGGCTCCCATGTGGGGGTTATGGCTCTGTACTACCTACCTGGGATGGCATCCATCTATGTGCCTTGGCTAGGGAAAGACATAATGCCTGTGCACATCCAAGTGCTGTTAGCTGACTTGTATCTGATCATCCCACCTACCTTAAACCCCATCATCTATGGCCTGAGGATAAAGCAAATACGAAATCGAACATGGAGCTTGCTGATGCACTGCCTCTTTAAACACTCCAACTTGGGTTCATGAATAGAAGTCTCTTCAGACTTTGAGCATTTTAGCCAATCCAAAGATGCTTTAGTTCACCTGGATGGTCTAGTTCACCTGGCACTATATAAGTTCTAAGAGAAAGCTATAAGGATATctttgcctcagttcagttcagtacagttgctcagtcctgtccagctctttgcaaccccatggactgtagcatgccaggcctctctgtccatccccagctcctggagcctgctcaaactcatgtctatctagTTTGGttggatggtgatgccatccaaccatctcattctctgtcgtccccttctttttctgccctcagtccttcccagcattagggtcttttcaaatgagtcagttcttcacaaagtGGTGGTCAAAGTggtggaatttcagcttcaacttcagtccttccaataaatattcaactaatttcctttagggtggactggttggatctccttacagtccaaggaactgtcaagagtcttctccaacttcacagttcaaaagcatcaattcttctgcgctcagctttctttatagtccaactctcacatccgtacatgactactggaaaaaccatagctttgactagatggacctttgttggcaaagtaatgtttctgcttttttaatatgctgtataggttggccataacgtttcttccaacgagtaagcgtctttttatttcatggctgcagtgaccatttgcagtgattttggaggcccccccaccccaccaaaaaagtcagtcactgtttccactgtttccccatctatttgccatgaagtgatgtgaccagataccataatcttagttttctgaatgttcagctttaagccactttttcactctcctctttcactttcatcaagaggttctttagttctttgtcgctttctgccgtaaaggtgatatcatctgcatatctgaggttatggatatttctcccagcaatcttgattccagcttgtgcttcatctggcctagtgtttctcatgatgtactctgcatataagttaaaaaagcaaggtgacaatatacagccttgacatacttctttcccgatttggaaccagtctgctgtttaatgtccagttctaactgttgcttcctgacctgcatacagatatcttaAGAGGCATgcaaggtggtctgatattcccatctctttaagaattttccacagtttgttgtgatccacacagtcaaaggctttgacatagtcaataaagcagagatctatgtttttctcttgcttttttgatgatctaatggatgttggcaatttgatctctagttcctctgccttttctaaatccagcttgaacatctggaagttcatggctcatgtctgctgaagcctggcttgaagaattttaagcttttactagtgtgtgagatgagtacaattgtgtagtagttcgagctttctttggcattgcctttctttgggattggaatgaaaacttatcatttccagtcctgtggccactgctgagttttccaaatttgctggcatattgagtgcagcacattcacagcatcatctttcaggatttgaaataactcaactggaattccatcaccttcactagctttgttcgtagtgatgcttcctaaggtccacttgacttcacattccaggatgtctggctctaggtgagtgatcatacagtctttattatctgggtcatgaagatttttttttttttttgtatagttcttttgtgtattcctgccacctcttcttaatatcttttgcttctgttaggtccataccatttctgtcctttatcgagcccgtctttgcatgaaatggtcccttggtatctctgattttcttgacgagatctctagtctttcccattctattgctttcctctatttctttgcactgatcactaaggaaggctttcttatctctccttgctattctttagaactcttcattcaaataggtatatctttccttttctcctttgctttttgcttcttttctgagctatttgtaagatgtcctcagatagccattttgcttctttgcacatctttttcttggagatggtcttgattcctgtcttctCTACAATGTCAGGGACCTCCAATCATAGTTCtttaggtactctgtctatcagatctagtcccttaaatctatttctcacttctactgtgtaatcgtaagggatttgatttaggtcatacctgaatggtctagtggttttccctactttcttcaatttaagtctgaatttggcaagaaggagttcatgatctgagccacagtcagctcccagtgttgtttttgctgactgtatagaggttctccatctttggctgcaaagaatataataaatttcattttggtattgaccatctggtgatgtccatgtgttgagtcttctcttgtgttgttggaagagggcgtttgctttgaccagtgtgttctcttggcaaaactctattagcctttgccccgcttcattctgtactccaaggccaaatttgcctgttattccaggtgtttcttgacttcttacttttgcattccagtcccctataatgaaaaggacatcttttttgggtgttagttctagaaggtcttgtagatcttcatagaactgttcaacttcagcttcttcagcgttactggtcagggcatggACTCggactactgtgatattgaatggtttgccttggaaatgaacagagatcattctgttgtttttgagactgcatccaagtactggattTCTTTGCCTAACTGTTCCTTCTCTAGCAAGGACCAATGAGATGATTAATTATCTGACAACTTTAATGGTTTCAATCAACTAGGATCTGAAACATAGAGTTTAGGCAGAGATGATAGATTTGGACATTTCCTTTCCTTAGCTCCTGACCTGCATTTTCAACTTAGTATCCTACTAGTCCCtttgcacggagaaggcaatggcaccccactccagtactcttgcctggaaaatcccatggatggaggagcctggtaggctgcagtccattgagtcgctaggagttggacacgactgagtgacttcactttcacttttcactttcatgcattggagaaggaaatggcaacccactccagtgttcttgcctggagaatcccagggacgggggagcctggtggactgccgtctatggggtcgcacagagtcggacatgactgaagcgacttagcagcagcagcagcagcagtccctttGCAAAAGAAGCCAAGTGTTGGTTGTACCATACCTGACTAATTTTCTCACAAACTGTACATCCTGGAATTCTGAGGTGGAGCtactagtaaagaacctgcctgccaaatgcaggagacataagagacgtgggttcaatccctgggtcgagaagatcccctggaaaaggaaatggcaactcactccagtattcttgcctcgagaatcctatagacagaggagcctggtagggtacagtccatgagatcacaaagagttggacacgcctgaaatCACATTACACACATGTATATCTCCTTATGTAATTATATGGAAGCAACTGTTAATATATATGACAGTGACCTCTATGAATTGATGAACCCACTGAACTTGGCTCATGTGCTCACACCTTGACAGAGTTCATCTCCAGTGATGATGGATTCTGGTTTATCTGAGAAGGTATAAACTTGGAATCACTGATGGTAGCCATTTTCTAACACATGAACTTGGAACTCTTTCACAGAAGGAGAAGCAAATTAGGAAAATGGTATAAAGAAACTGTCTGGCTCTCTGGTCCCAATTCATTTAGAATACCTAGGTACATCCCTGTTATTAAGTTCTACAAGATATACCTCTATATTCTTTTAATATACCCTCTGTTGTTAAGCTAGTTGGAATACTGTACTAATCACCAGCTTTTTGTttctaagcaacagaaatttaggCAAT is a window encoding:
- the LOC102266260 gene encoding olfactory receptor 52I1; the protein is MLGLPYNHTTEAPATFILVGIPGLQSSHLWLAVSLSIMYTTALLANTLIVTIIWMDSTLQEPMYCFLCVLAAVDMVMASSVVPKMVSIFSSGDNTISFNACFTQMYLVHAATAVESGLLLAMAFDRYVAICKPLHYKRILTPRVMLEMTVTITIRATVFMTPLSWMVSHLPFCGSNVVLHSYCEHIAVAKLACADPRPSSLYSLIVSSIIVGSDVAFIAASYILILQAVFSLSSKNAQLKALSTCGSHVGVMALYYLPGMASIYVAWLGEDVAPLCTQVLLADLYLIIPPSLNPIIYGLRTKQIRKRTWGLLIHHLFNHSNLGSGIQALEQTRQLQRRPS
- the LOC102265971 gene encoding olfactory receptor 52I2-like — encoded protein: MLGLPYNHTTEAPATFILVGIPGLQSSHLWLAVSLSIMYTTALSANTLIVTIIWMDSTLQEPMYCFLCVLAAVDMVMASSVVPKMVSIFSSGDNSISFNACFTQMYFVHAATAVETGLLLAMAFDRYVAICKPLHYKRILTPRVMLGISVTITIRATVFMTPLSWMVSHLPFCGSNMVLHSYCEHIAVAKLACADPRPSSLYSLIGTSIIVGSDVAFIAASYILILQAVFSLSSKNAQLKALSTCGSHVGVMALYYLPGMASIYVPWLGKDIMPVHIQVLLADLYLIIPPTLNPIIYGLRIKQIRNRTWSLLMHCLFKHSNLGS